The proteins below are encoded in one region of Ochotona princeps isolate mOchPri1 chromosome 24, mOchPri1.hap1, whole genome shotgun sequence:
- the MPV17L gene encoding mpv17-like protein isoform X1: protein MAGWWRVLARAAQRHPWPTNVLLYASLYSAGDALQQRLRGGPADWRQTRRVATLAVTFHANFNYVWLRLLERALPGRAPRTVLAKVLCDQTLGGPVALSAFYVGMSFLQGDDDIFLDLKQKFWNTYKTGLMYWPFVQLTNFGLIPVHWRTAYTGLCGFLWATFLCFSQQSGDGTLSSALTLLGRKGAGAAERPPGE from the exons ATGGCGGGCTGGTGGCGGGTGCTGGCGCGGGCGGCCCAACGCCACCCCTGGCCCACCAACGTGCTGCTCTACGCCAGCCTCTACTCGGCCGGAGACGCGCTGCAGCAGAGACTGCGGGGAGGCCCTGCCGACTGGCGCCAGACGCGGCGCGTGGCTACGCTGGCCGTGACCTTCCATGCCAACTTCAACTATGTGTGGCTGCGCCTGCTGGAACGCGCGCTGCCGGGCCGCGCTCCGCGCACCGTCCTGGCAAAAGTGCTGTGCGACCAGACGCTGGGTGGGCCTGTGGCCCTCTCAGCCTTCTATGTCG gTATGAGCTTTCTCCAAGGAGATGATGACATATTTCTGGACCTGAAGCAGAAATTCTGGAATACATATAAG ACTGGTCTGATGTACTGGCCCTTTGTACAG CTGACCAACTTTGGCCTCATTCCTGTTCACTGGAGGACAGCTTACACTGGACTCTGTGGTTTCCTCTGGGccaccttcctttgcttttctcagCAGAGCGGTGATGGCACGTTGAGCTCAGCTCTCACTCTGCTTGGCAGAAAGGGAGCCGGTGCAGCCGAGAGGCCCCCGGGGGAATGA
- the MPV17L gene encoding mpv17-like protein isoform X2, whose amino-acid sequence MAGWWRVLARAAQRHPWPTNVLLYASLYSAGDALQQRLRGGPADWRQTRRVATLAVTFHANFNYVWLRLLERALPGRAPRTVLAKVLCDQTLGGPVALSAFYVDWSDVLALCTADQLWPHSCSLEDSLHWTLWFPLGHLPLLFSAER is encoded by the exons ATGGCGGGCTGGTGGCGGGTGCTGGCGCGGGCGGCCCAACGCCACCCCTGGCCCACCAACGTGCTGCTCTACGCCAGCCTCTACTCGGCCGGAGACGCGCTGCAGCAGAGACTGCGGGGAGGCCCTGCCGACTGGCGCCAGACGCGGCGCGTGGCTACGCTGGCCGTGACCTTCCATGCCAACTTCAACTATGTGTGGCTGCGCCTGCTGGAACGCGCGCTGCCGGGCCGCGCTCCGCGCACCGTCCTGGCAAAAGTGCTGTGCGACCAGACGCTGGGTGGGCCTGTGGCCCTCTCAGCCTTCTATGTCG ACTGGTCTGATGTACTGGCCCTTTGTACAG CTGACCAACTTTGGCCTCATTCCTGTTCACTGGAGGACAGCTTACACTGGACTCTGTGGTTTCCTCTGGGccaccttcctttgcttttctcagCAGAGCGGTGA